The following proteins come from a genomic window of Pseudomonas sp. WJP1:
- a CDS encoding DUF1652 domain-containing protein: protein MVPISVLCNIVESGFEPLSCDCTESGGLLRIEVYEPASGQVKLLIAGVSTEQLTSVRAISDFIGELRTEMSAGRRAFAG, encoded by the coding sequence ATGGTTCCCATTTCAGTCCTTTGCAACATTGTAGAGTCCGGTTTTGAGCCCCTGTCTTGCGACTGCACGGAGAGCGGCGGGCTGCTGCGGATCGAGGTCTATGAACCCGCCAGCGGGCAAGTCAAGCTGCTTATCGCCGGTGTATCAACCGAGCAGTTGACCAGCGTGCGTGCCATTTCCGACTTTATCGGTGAATTGCGCACCGAGATGAGCGCCGGACGCCGGGCATTCGCGGGCTGA